A window from Plectropomus leopardus isolate mb chromosome 3, YSFRI_Pleo_2.0, whole genome shotgun sequence encodes these proteins:
- the lmo4b gene encoding LIM domain transcription factor LMO4b, which yields MVNPGGSSQPPPVGTGSLSWKRCAGCGGKIADRFLLYTMDSYWHSRCLKCSCCQAQLGEIGTSCYTKSGMILCRNDYIRLFGNSGACSACGQSIPASELVMRAQGNVYHLKCFTCSTCRNRLVPGDRFHYINGSLFCEHDRPTALINGHLSSLQTNPLLPDQKVC from the exons ATGGTGAACCCCGGAGGCAGCAGCCAGCCACCGCCGGTGGGCACAGGCTCTCTGTCCTGGAAGCGGTGCGCAGGGTGCGGGGGCAAAATCGCAGACCGTTTCCTCCTCTACACCATGGACAGCTACTGGCACAGCCGGTGCCTCAAGTGCTCCTGCTGCCAGGCCCAGCTGGGCGAAATCGGCACGTCGTGCTACACAAAAAGCGGCATGATCCTCTGCAGAAACGACTACATCAG attaTTTGGAAACAGTGGCGCCTGCAGCGCTTGTGGTCAGTCCATCCCGGCCAGCGAGCTGGTGATGAGGGCGCAGGGCAACGTGTACCACCTCAAG TGTTTCACATGTTCCACCTGCCGGAACCGGCTCGTCCCCGGAGACCGGTTCCACTACATCAACGGCAGCCTGTTCTGCGAACACGACAGACCCACAGCACTCATCAACGGCCATTTGAGTTCACTGCAGACAAACCCACTACTGCCCGACCAGAAG